The proteins below come from a single Miscanthus floridulus cultivar M001 chromosome 1, ASM1932011v1, whole genome shotgun sequence genomic window:
- the LOC136544000 gene encoding uncharacterized protein: MAAPTSPASPAPAARLPTMADIMAASRAQGLRVRLRTAGPFFRVTATRGEGEDAVELGRAEGGVRPWPGGAVLHLDSMRMTRATLSVPDRPLFGLGMFLGAVAVRHGFDAGCRRAELLAINDTPLYHDKLVRFYTRMGFKAVHEVDGSSISDLGHMLVWGGRGTRMDANIEELLIKWGKRFRPQD, from the exons ATGGCCGCACCGACCTCCCCAGCGAGTCCCGCCCCCGCCGCGCGCCTCCCGACCATGGCGGACATCATGGCGGCGTCGCGCGCGCAGGGCCTGCGCGTGCGCCTTCGCACGGCCGGCCCCTTCTTCCGCGTCACGGCCACCCGCGGTGAGGGGGAGGACGCCGTGGAGCTTGGCCGCGCCGAGGGCGGCGTCCGCCCTTGGCCTGGCGGCGCCGTGCTGCACCTTGACTCCATGCGCATGACGCGCGCCACGCTGAGCGTCCCGGACCGGCCACTGTTCGGGCTGGGGATGTTCCTCGGCGCCGTCGCCGTGCGGCACGGCTTCGACGCCGGTTGCAGGCGCGCCGAGCTGCTCGCCATTAACGACACGCCGCTCTACCACGACAAG CTCGTTAGATTCTACACGAGGATGGGTTTCAAAGCAGTTCATGAGGTTGATGGATCATCAATCAGTGATCTTGGTCACATGTTGGTGTGGGGAGGTAGGGGTACAAGAATGGATGCTAATATTGAAGAGCTCCTTATTAAGTGGGGAAAAAGATTCAGACCACAAGACTAA